One genomic window of Pseudoxanthomonas sp. includes the following:
- a CDS encoding DUF3301 domain-containing protein: MTPILLLIAGAAIFFWWNAARAAAERATQVGRNACAAADVIWLDQSVQASGVRLRRDDDGKMGLERSFRFDYSYDGIERHTGKLVLHGDRLVSFAGPTRASETVPLQLH, from the coding sequence ATGACTCCGATCCTGCTCCTGATTGCCGGCGCCGCCATCTTCTTCTGGTGGAACGCCGCCCGCGCGGCAGCTGAGCGCGCCACCCAGGTCGGGCGCAACGCCTGCGCGGCGGCCGACGTGATCTGGCTGGACCAGAGCGTGCAGGCTTCCGGGGTGCGCCTGCGCCGCGACGACGACGGCAAGATGGGCCTGGAGCGCAGCTTCCGCTTCGATTACTCCTACGACGGGATCGAACGCCACACCGGCAAGCTGGTCCTGCACGGCGACCGGCTGGTGTCGTTCGCCGGCCCGACCCGCGCCAGCGAAACCGTCCCGCTCCAACTGCATTGA